A single window of Trichocoleus sp. FACHB-46 DNA harbors:
- a CDS encoding HAD-IIIA family hydrolase, translating to MSLLLLDLDGTIREPLDGQLYLQHPQDQQIIAGADLAIQSYPADWLIVGITNQGGVAAGHKSIKQCIQEQQYTLQLIPQLKEIYFCPDFEGRKCFRVTRHNVHNHSITKWFRQYRKPSPGMLKLAMVRHNHLPENCLYVGDRPEDEQAAQRAGITFQWAWAWIARHRAEMALKI from the coding sequence ATGAGCCTTCTTCTTCTCGACCTCGACGGCACCATCCGCGAACCCCTAGATGGACAGCTATATTTGCAGCACCCGCAAGACCAACAGATCATTGCTGGGGCAGATCTAGCGATCCAGAGCTATCCCGCAGATTGGCTCATCGTAGGCATCACCAACCAAGGCGGTGTTGCGGCTGGGCACAAATCCATCAAGCAATGCATTCAAGAACAGCAATATACCCTACAGCTCATTCCTCAACTAAAAGAAATCTACTTCTGTCCTGATTTTGAAGGCAGAAAGTGCTTCCGCGTGACTCGCCACAATGTCCACAACCACAGCATAACGAAATGGTTCCGCCAGTATCGCAAACCTAGCCCTGGCATGCTGAAGTTGGCGATGGTCAGACACAATCACTTACCAGAAAACTGCTTGTATGTGGGCGATCGTCCCGAAGACGAACAAGCCGCCCAACGAGCAGGCATAACTTTTCAATGGGCTTGGGCCTGGATAGCAAGACATCGAGCTGAGATGGCTTTGAAGATTTAA
- a CDS encoding alpha/beta hydrolase — MRPIFFNCATAALLPSLGGLAIAMSKNHALFFNWPAHWTRRRFVRFGIVGCALPIAVSQVTRCENQNLSVMGTSKQIDSAATGQLRSRPEQPTVFGKSGLHPLQLSEKRDGFLYVPASYRADRPAPLVVMLHGAGGDAEGALTILQQIVDSVGAIVLAVDSRRQTWDVIMGQYGPDIAFIDQALTQTFSRYAIDPQRVGVAGFSDGASYALSLGIMNGDLFTHVLAFSPGFMAPIRQAGDPHIFVSHGTQDKVLPIDRCSRKLVPQLKGADYNVLYQEFEGPHTVPTAIARGALEWFIQTDPIQTNSNQS; from the coding sequence TTGAGACCAATATTTTTTAACTGTGCTACGGCTGCGCTACTGCCCTCACTCGGAGGCTTGGCGATCGCAATGAGTAAAAACCACGCCTTATTTTTTAACTGGCCTGCTCACTGGACGAGACGACGGTTTGTGCGATTTGGGATCGTGGGGTGCGCTTTACCGATCGCGGTCTCTCAAGTAACGCGTTGTGAAAATCAGAATTTATCAGTTATGGGAACTTCAAAGCAAATCGATTCAGCCGCTACAGGCCAACTACGGTCTCGACCAGAACAGCCTACAGTATTTGGAAAATCTGGGCTGCATCCTCTCCAGTTAAGTGAAAAAAGAGACGGTTTCCTTTATGTGCCTGCTAGCTATCGCGCCGATCGCCCTGCTCCTTTAGTGGTGATGCTACATGGTGCTGGAGGAGATGCTGAGGGAGCGCTGACTATCCTTCAGCAAATCGTTGATTCAGTCGGAGCCATTGTATTGGCAGTTGACTCGCGGCGGCAAACTTGGGATGTGATTATGGGTCAATATGGGCCAGATATTGCCTTTATTGATCAAGCGTTGACTCAAACCTTTAGCCGCTATGCCATCGACCCTCAGCGAGTTGGAGTAGCTGGGTTTTCCGATGGCGCTTCTTACGCCCTCTCTCTAGGCATCATGAATGGGGATCTATTCACCCATGTCCTCGCTTTCTCACCGGGATTTATGGCTCCGATTCGGCAAGCAGGCGATCCACATATCTTCGTCTCTCACGGAACCCAAGATAAAGTTCTCCCAATTGATCGTTGTAGCCGCAAACTGGTGCCGCAACTAAAAGGAGCTGATTACAACGTCCTGTATCAAGAATTTGAGGGACCGCATACAGTCCCAACGGCGATCGCCCGAGGAGCCTTGGAGTGGTTTATTCAAACCGACCCAATCCAAACAAATTCCAACCAAAGCTAA
- a CDS encoding SGNH/GDSL hydrolase family protein, with the protein MVALTLSTQGSTPINQLYVFGDSLSDVGTVFRATGGMYPPRPTYYQGRYSNGRVWVEYLGDRLSLSNAQTSNFAYGGATTSSDRSSLVPGLLSQVNSFTQTHSKADSQALYVLWAGANDYLQGVSNTNGPIQNITQAIASLNKVGARKILVANLPDLGQLPSTRNGGQAKTLSALSQTHNQGLRRSLKVLTQQHPDLQIATLDANTLYREAISNPTKFGFTNVTGGCLAGSNACGNPNQFLFWDGIHPTTAAHRILGEAAFSTIQAEGIASSRSALLP; encoded by the coding sequence ATGGTTGCACTGACACTATCCACTCAAGGTTCCACTCCCATTAATCAGCTCTATGTGTTTGGAGACAGCCTTTCAGATGTAGGCACTGTGTTTCGGGCAACGGGAGGGATGTATCCGCCTCGTCCCACGTATTACCAAGGGCGCTACTCAAATGGTCGAGTCTGGGTGGAGTATCTGGGCGATCGCCTCTCTTTATCTAATGCGCAGACGAGCAACTTCGCCTATGGTGGGGCCACAACTAGCAGCGATCGCAGCAGTTTAGTTCCGGGGCTGCTCAGCCAAGTCAACTCATTTACCCAAACCCATTCAAAAGCAGATTCTCAAGCTCTGTATGTGTTGTGGGCAGGGGCAAATGACTACTTGCAAGGAGTCAGCAACACCAATGGCCCGATCCAGAATATTACTCAGGCGATCGCATCGCTGAACAAAGTGGGAGCGAGAAAGATCTTAGTGGCAAATCTACCAGACTTGGGGCAGCTTCCTTCTACCCGGAATGGAGGCCAAGCTAAGACTCTCAGTGCCTTGAGCCAAACCCACAATCAAGGCTTACGGCGATCGCTCAAAGTGCTGACTCAGCAGCATCCCGATTTACAGATTGCGACTCTAGATGCCAACACGCTTTACCGAGAAGCCATCAGCAATCCAACCAAGTTTGGCTTTACCAATGTCACTGGTGGATGTTTAGCAGGTTCTAATGCTTGTGGCAATCCTAATCAGTTTTTGTTTTGGGATGGCATTCACCCTACCACAGCAGCGCATCGAATTTTGGGTGAAGCGGCCTTCTCAACCATTCAAGCTGAGGGAATAGCCAGCTCCCGCTCAGCATTGCTGCCATAA